GTGATCAGTGACCAGTGACCAGTGACCAGTGACAAATAACTTTAAAGCTTATAATAAGTTGCCACGTTATTTAATGAAGAATTCGTGTAGAGATGTGATTTGTGGAAATCATTGATTACACTTCCAAAGTTCATTTGCTATGGTTGGCAAAGTGGCATGAATCAGTCACCATCAGGGATCTGAAACATTGATCGCCTTTTTTTCATCAATATTCTTATAGGTGCTGACGGTTTGTTCTGTCAAAAGATAATGAGGTAACTATGGTTCAAATTCACGAGGCAACACAAGCTAACACATTGACTCTTCCTGCAGCCGTGACTGCTAGAGGAGTTGCTGCTACAGAACTTCGTCCTTGGGGTTCTTTCACCGTGCTCGAAGAAGGACGCGGATACAAAATTAAGCGCATTGAAGTTAAGCCTGGACACCGCCTCAGCTTACAAATGCATCACCATCGCAGCGAGCACTGGATTGTTGTCTCTGGTACAGCTAAGGTCGTTTGTGGCGATCGCGAAGTGCTTCTGAGAAATAACGAATCTACTTATGTACCTCAGTGTACAGCTCATCGCTTAGAAAATCCTGGCGTCATTCCCTTGGTATTGATTGAAGTCCAAAATGGCGAGTATTTAGGTGAAGATGATATTGTTCGATACCAAGACGACTACGCCCGTACTCAAGACCTCAATCAACAATAGCTCTGACTCAATAAGCGCGAGCCGTCTATTATGTCGTAACGGCTGAAAGTTTTTCTCTCTAATTCAAAACCAAATACTTAGTTCACCTTAAACGGTTAAGGACAGGTTAAAATTTGCATTCCACAAGTCATGTATGGTTTTGTGGAGTAGGTCTTGCCTGTCCTTTTGGTACGTTTACAGCATTCAGGTGAATATTATAAAGTAAAGATGTGCTGAATTTTGATATAATATAGTAGCATGAGTTTTAATTGCATTGCGGAGCGCGATGATTCAACTGAGTTCAGCAGCTGCTAATGAAATTGAGCGACTCAAATCAAAGCAGCAGGCGTCACACATATTTTTTCGCCTAGCAGTTAAATCCGGTGGTTGTTCCGGGTTGTACTATGACATGTCTTTTGATGAGGCGGCGAAACTTGGCGATCGCGTTGTTACCACTAATGGTCTTCAAGTGGTTATAGATGCTGAAAGCCAAAAATATGTGAACGGCTTAACTGTAGATTACTCAGAAGATTTGATGGGCGGAGGCTTTCGCTTCCAAAACCCTCAAGCAAGCGTTAGTTGCGGCTGTGGTAATTCTTTCTCAACTGCGAAGGAATAGGGCTTGTAATTTAGAGTCCCAGTTAAACAAAACTTGTCATTTGTCTTTTGTCCTTTGCCTCAATCAATGGCAAATGACAAAACACGAATGACAAATGACAAAAAAACTTGACACAAAACCCGAAAGAAAAGCTATAATCAGGATTTGTTGTTACTTAGAATAAAAGCAGCTTTTCGCGCTGTAACTCATGCCAACAATACAGCAACTTATACGTACTGAACGCGAAAAAGCGCGTCAGAAAACCAAGTCCCCAGCTCTGAAGGAATGCCCTCAGCGCCGAGGTGTGTGTACCAGAGTATACACAACCACACCCAAAAAGCCTAACTCAGCTTTACGCAAAGTAGCAAGGGTAAGATTAACATCTGGATTTGAGGTCACCGCCTACATTCCAGGAATTGGTCACAACTTGCAAGAACACTCAGTGGTTATGATTCGTGGCGGTAGGGTTAAGGACTTACCAGGCGTGAGATACCACATCATTCGTGGAACCTTAGATACAGCCGGAGTCAAAGACCGCAAACAAGGTCGTTCTAAGTATGGAACGAAGCGTCCTAAGAAAGCATAAAGCAGTGCTGAGTATTGAGTGCTGAGCAACACAGGGTTTCCTCGGCACTTGGCACTAGAGTATTGAAGGGAGTAGGGAGTAGGGAGTAGGGAATAGGAATGAAGCGATTTTTAACCCCTACCTCCTACCCCCTACTCTCCACTTCCCACTCCCTACTCCCTAGTGAAAGAACGAAACTAAAGGTTACTAAGTATGTCTCGTAGAGGTGTAATTCAAAGGCGTCCAGTTCCTTCTGACTCTGTGTACAATAGCCGTCTTGTCAGTATGATGATTAGACGTATTATGCGTCACGGCAAAAAATCGCTAGCCGCACGCATAGTTTATGATGCTATGAAAACAATTCAGGAAAGGATTGGAGGCGATCCATTAGAAGTGTTTGAAAGAGCAGTGCGAAATGCAACTCCATTGGTAGAGGTGAAAGCCCGTCGTGTAGGCGGTGCTACTTATCAAGTTCCAATGGAAGTCCGTTCCGAACGGGGTACGACTCTTGCCTTACGTTGGCTGGTTCAGTTCTCTAGATCTAGACCCGGTCGGACAATGGCAGGTAGACTGGCAAATGAGTTGATGGATGCAGCAAACGAAACCGGTAACGCCATTCGCAAGCGGGAAGAAACGCACCGCATGGCTGAAGCGAATAAAGCATTTGCACACTATCGCTACTAGAGAAGGATGAAGGATAAAGGATGAAGGATAAAAACAATGAATTAAGTTATTACTTTATCCTTGATACTTTATACTTTATCCTTCAAAAGACGGTTTTCCGTAAGAGTATACTAACTTAACAAAGTGTAATATACAAGATATCATGAGGCGAAAACTATAGGAGGCAGCTGTGGCACGTAACCACCCGCTAGAGAAAGTACGCAACATAGGTATTGCGGCGCATATAGATGCGGGCAAAACCACAACAACAGAGAGGATATTATTTTACTCTGGGATAATTCATAAGATTGGTGAAGTTCACGAAGGAACCGCTGTTACCGACTGGATGGAACAGGAGAGAGAGCGGGGAATTACTATTACTGCTGCTGCTATCAGTACCAGTTGGAAAAATCATCAAATTAACATTATTGATACTCCCGGACACGTAGACTTCACCATAGAAGTAGAGCGTTCGATGCGGGTGCTAGATGGTGTTATTACAGTGCTATGTTCTGTAGGTGGCGTGCAACCCCAAACAGAAACTGTATGGCGTCAAGCAGACCGTTACAAAGTGCCTCGAATCGTGTTTATCAACAAGATGGATCGCACGGGCGCAAGCTTCTATAAGGTTTACGATCAAATACGCGATCGCCTGCGGGCAAATGCGATTGCCATTCAGTTACCCATAGGCAGTGAAAACGAGTTCAAAGGTATCGTTGACTTGGTAAAGATGAGCGCATACATCTACACCAATGACCAGGGAACCGATATTCAGGAAACAGCCATCCCCGAAGATATGGCGGCTCAGGTAGAAGAATACCGTAGCAAGCTGATTGAAGCAGTCGCGGAAACCGACGACGATCTGATGAACAAGTACTTCGAGGGTGAAGAACTGACTGAGGAAGAAGTTCGCAAAGCACTGCGGAAAGGCACAGTTGCAGGCACCATCGTGCCAACGCTTTGTGGTTCAGCATTCAAAAACAAAGGCGTACAGCTGCTATTGGATGCAGTGGTAGACTACCTACCCGCACCAAGTGATGTACCACCAATTCAAGGTACAGTACCCTCTGGGGAAACTGTTGAACGTCGTGCTGACGATAACGAACCCCTGTCAGCGCTAGCTTTCAAGATTATGGCAGACCCCTACGGTCGTCTGACATTCGTTCGCGTCTATTCTGGTGTTCTGAAGAAAGGCAGTTACGTCCTCAACGCTACCAAAGGAAAGAAAGAACGAATTTCCCGCTTGGTGGTGTTAAAAGCAGACGACCGATTGGACGTTGACGAACTCAGAGCCGGCGATTTGGGAGCTGCGTTGGGATTGAAAGATACCTTGACAGGTGACACATTATGTGACGAGGGTGCATTAGTTATTCTCGAATCCCTATACATTCCCGAGCCTGTTATCTCGGTGGCGGTTGAACCCAAGACCAAAAATGACATGGACAAATTGTCCAAGGCTCTGCAATCTCTCTCGGAAGAAGACCCCACCTTCCGCGTGAGCGTGAATCCGGAAACCAACCAAACCGTGATTGCAGGGATGGGTGAGCTTCACCTAGAAATTCTGGTAGACCGGATGTTACGCGAATTTAAAGTGGAAGCAAACGTTGGTGCACCACAAGTTGCTTACCGCGAAACCGTTCGCAAACCCGTAACCAGAGTAGAAGGTAAATTCATCCGGCAGAGTGGTGGTAAAGGTCAGTACGGTCACGTTGTCATTGACTTGGAGCCAGGGGAACCCGGAAGCGGTTTTGAATTTGTCTCCAAGATTGTGGGCGGTACCGTACCTAAAGAGTACATATCGCCTGTGGAATCAGGTATCAAAGAAACCTGTGAATCCGGCATATTAGCTGGATACCCACTCATTGATATCAAGGCAACCTTGGTCGATGGGTCTTACCACGAAGTAGACTCTTCAGAAATGGCTTTCAAAATTGCTGGTTCAATGGCAGTGAAAGAAGCAGCCATGAAGGCTTCACCAATTCTGTTAGAGCCTATGATGAAAGTTGAGGTAGAAGTTCCCGAAGCCTTCCTTGGGGATGTAATGGGCGACCTCAATTCCCGTCGCGGACAAATTGAGGGCATGGGATCTGAAGCAGGGCTTGCGAAAGTAACTGCCAAAGTACCATTGTCAGAGATGTTTGGCTATGCTACTGACATCCGGTCTAAGACACAAGGTAGGGGCATCTTCTCAATGGAATTTAGCAACTATGAAGAAGTACCTCGCAACGTAGCTGAGGCAATCATAGCTAAAAGCAAAGGGAACGCTTAACGGTCATTAGTCATTAGTCATTGGTCATTGGTCATTGGTCATTGGTCATTCGTAAAAGACAAAGGACAAAGGGCAATTGACAAAGGACAAAAGACAATTGACAAAGGACAAAAGACAATTGACAAAGGACAATTGACAAAGGACAAAACAATTCATGGCACGCGCAAAGTTTGAACGGAATAAACCCCACGTCAACATCGGTACAATTGGTCACGTTGACCATGGTAAAACCACTTTAACAGCAGCCATCACCATGACCTTAGCGGCTATGGGTCAGGCGCAGGCAAGAAAGTACGATGAAATTGATGCTGCGCCAGAAGAAAAGGCACGGGGTATTACCATCAACACCGCTCACGTAGAGTATGAAACCGCAAATCGGCATTATGCTCACGTGGACTGTCCCGGACACGCAGACTATGTGAAGAACATGATCACTGGTGCTGCTCAAATGGATGGTGGTATTCTGGTGGTTTCCGCAGCTGACGGACCCATGCCTCAAACCCGCGAACACATCTTGCTAGCAAGACAGGTTGGTGTACCTAGCCTGGTTGTTTTCTTGAATAAAGAAGATATGGTGGACGACGCAGAACTTCTGGAACTGGTAGAATTAGAAGTCCGGGAACTGCTGT
This genomic interval from Scytonema hofmannii PCC 7110 contains the following:
- the rpsG gene encoding 30S ribosomal protein S7 — its product is MSRRGVIQRRPVPSDSVYNSRLVSMMIRRIMRHGKKSLAARIVYDAMKTIQERIGGDPLEVFERAVRNATPLVEVKARRVGGATYQVPMEVRSERGTTLALRWLVQFSRSRPGRTMAGRLANELMDAANETGNAIRKREETHRMAEANKAFAHYRY
- the fusA gene encoding elongation factor G; amino-acid sequence: MARNHPLEKVRNIGIAAHIDAGKTTTTERILFYSGIIHKIGEVHEGTAVTDWMEQERERGITITAAAISTSWKNHQINIIDTPGHVDFTIEVERSMRVLDGVITVLCSVGGVQPQTETVWRQADRYKVPRIVFINKMDRTGASFYKVYDQIRDRLRANAIAIQLPIGSENEFKGIVDLVKMSAYIYTNDQGTDIQETAIPEDMAAQVEEYRSKLIEAVAETDDDLMNKYFEGEELTEEEVRKALRKGTVAGTIVPTLCGSAFKNKGVQLLLDAVVDYLPAPSDVPPIQGTVPSGETVERRADDNEPLSALAFKIMADPYGRLTFVRVYSGVLKKGSYVLNATKGKKERISRLVVLKADDRLDVDELRAGDLGAALGLKDTLTGDTLCDEGALVILESLYIPEPVISVAVEPKTKNDMDKLSKALQSLSEEDPTFRVSVNPETNQTVIAGMGELHLEILVDRMLREFKVEANVGAPQVAYRETVRKPVTRVEGKFIRQSGGKGQYGHVVIDLEPGEPGSGFEFVSKIVGGTVPKEYISPVESGIKETCESGILAGYPLIDIKATLVDGSYHEVDSSEMAFKIAGSMAVKEAAMKASPILLEPMMKVEVEVPEAFLGDVMGDLNSRRGQIEGMGSEAGLAKVTAKVPLSEMFGYATDIRSKTQGRGIFSMEFSNYEEVPRNVAEAIIAKSKGNA
- a CDS encoding phosphomannose isomerase type II C-terminal cupin domain yields the protein MVQIHEATQANTLTLPAAVTARGVAATELRPWGSFTVLEEGRGYKIKRIEVKPGHRLSLQMHHHRSEHWIVVSGTAKVVCGDREVLLRNNESTYVPQCTAHRLENPGVIPLVLIEVQNGEYLGEDDIVRYQDDYARTQDLNQQ
- a CDS encoding HesB/IscA family protein is translated as MIQLSSAAANEIERLKSKQQASHIFFRLAVKSGGCSGLYYDMSFDEAAKLGDRVVTTNGLQVVIDAESQKYVNGLTVDYSEDLMGGGFRFQNPQASVSCGCGNSFSTAKE
- the rpsL gene encoding 30S ribosomal protein S12, which produces MPTIQQLIRTEREKARQKTKSPALKECPQRRGVCTRVYTTTPKKPNSALRKVARVRLTSGFEVTAYIPGIGHNLQEHSVVMIRGGRVKDLPGVRYHIIRGTLDTAGVKDRKQGRSKYGTKRPKKA